The Aeoliella mucimassa genome includes the window ATGTTGGTCGACTGCTTCTTGACCGTAACGCCTTGGCGGCGGACTTCTTCGGGCAGTTGCGGCTCGCCAATGGCAACTCGGTTCTGCACCTGCACCTGGGCGTCGTCGAGATTCGTGCCGATTTCGAACGTCACGGTCAACGAGTAGGAACCGTCGCCGGAGCTGGTCGACTGCATGTAAAGCATGCCTTCGACGCCGTTGACCTGCTGTTCGATCGGCGCGGCGACCGTGTCGGCCACCGTCTTCGCGGTCGCCCCTGGATAGTTGGTAGTCACACGAACCGTCGGCGGCGTGATCTCTGGATACTGCTCGATGGGAAGCTCCCACAAGCAGACAGCACCGATCAGCATCGTGACCACCGCAATCACGTTGGCAAACACCGGTCGTTCAATAAAGAACTTGGAAAGCATTTAACAAAAACCTCAGTGGGTAGTGCGTCTAAAGCAACAATTACTCAGCAGCGGGGGTTGGCTCCCCTTCGTCCGACTCATCATCTGTATCCGCGGGCTCCGCGGCTTTTGCATCGTCGCCTGCGGATGAGTCCTCTTGGGTGGTAGCCTCAGCGGCACCTTTTTCCTCAGGCACTACCTTGCTTCCAGGCCGAGCACGCTGCAGCCCTTCGACGATTACCTTGTCGCCAGCTTCGACTCCGCTGAGCACCACCCGCTCGTTCTCCAAACTCTCCCCCAGCTCGACCGGGCGGAAGACGACTTCGTTCTCGTCGTTGACCACCAGCAAGTAATCGCCCCGCTGGTTGGTACCAATGGCGTTCTCGGGAATCACCAATCGCGGGCGAGGCTCACCAACAGGAATGCGAAGATGCACGAACAAGCCCGGCTGTAGCTTCTCTTGCTCGTTTTCGAAAGCCGCGCGACACTCGGCCGTGCCGGTGCCGGGATCGACCCCAAACTGGCCAAAGTCGAACCGGCCGTGAAACGCGTAGTCCTCTTCGTTGCCGATCGACATATCGACCTCTACTTCGCGAGCTGTCTGCATGTCGCCTGCTTCTTTGATCTTCATGAATCGCAGCAGGTCGTCCTCACTCACCGTGTAGTAAGCATGCATGGGAGTGACCGACTCGATCGTGGCCAGCAGCGTAGTCGCAGGCTGCACCAGATTGCCTAAGTCGACCTGGTGCCGACCAATCCGCCCCGCGAAGGGAGCGGTGACCTCCGTGTATCCGAGATTGAGCTTCGCGTCGCGCAGAGCGGCCTCGGCTGCTTGCACGTCGGCGATCGCCGAATCGCGGTCGGCAATGTCCTCGTCCAATTCGCGCTTGACGAGCGGCTCGGTACGCGCAAGTTGTCGCTTCGCCAGGTCGAGGCTCGCTTCGGCCTTGGCCAGCGCGGCTTCGGCCGACTGCACTGCAGCCTCATACGGCTCTTTGTCGATCACGAACAGCAATTGCCCTTTCTCGACGAGCTGACCATCCACGAACTTGATGGCATCCAGGTAACCACTCACCCGCGAACGAAGCTCGACGGTCTGCGCCGCCCGGGTCTGCCCGACTGTGCGGAAATACTCCTGCACCTGTCGTTGCTCCGGGTGGGCAACCGTGACCTTCGGCGGTGGCGGCGGGACGTACTCGTTGGACGACTCGCACCCTACGGCCACTACTACGGTCGACGCTATCACACTCAAAACAGATCGGTAGTTCATAGCTGACATTAACTTCACAAAAGGCATATACGGGGGTTCTCTTTCTTGAGAGCACACTTCTCGATCACTTGCTGGCGTTCTGATGCTTCTCCAACCGCTCATGGATGAGCATGAGTTGGTCGCGAAGTCCATCGAGTTCGGTTTTCGACATCCCGTCGGTGGCACACTTCTTCACACGATCCTTGCATTGCAGCACCCGCTTCCAGACGTCTTCGGCGGCCGGGGTCGGCACAATGCGATACTTCCGACGGTCTTCTTCGCAAGTTTTCCGCTCAATCAGTCCATCGCGCTGCATACGATCGACAACCGAAACGATGGTCGACGGTTCGACTCCCGAACAACGCGCTAGCTCGGCTTGCGACAGATCGCCCTTCAAGGCGAGCCAGGCGAGGATCTGAAACTGGCGGTACGAGATGCCGACCTCCGACAATTCGGCATTCATCATGCTTTCGAGTCGATGGGCACACATGTGCAACCAGTACCCGATGTCGGTAGTAAAGTCGTGCCTGAGCAAAGGGGGACCTCTAATTAGTTAGACATCAAATGGTTAGCCTACTAATCATATAATCCCAGAAGGGAACGACCAGAACGGATTCCCGATGCAAGCAGAAGAAAGTTTTGAATTGCGGATTACTGAGTTACTCACTCATCGGCATGCCGAACCACAGATAGTGCAATCCACCTACACCTAAGTGGCACACTTGAAATGTGAATTACGCGAGCCCGAACGCTACGAATGTTGATAGCCACATTCTTTTTCACGATCGCGCAAGAATGACGCGGAGAGCGCTAGTCGGCTAACGCACGACTATCGCAAGAGACGTTGGCCGCAGCAAAGGTTCGCGCTACGAACCAGTGGTTTACAAGAAAGCGCAGAACTCGACTACTGAATAATCGAGGGAAGAGTACCACCCAGCAATGCTATAGACAGACGACCTGTTCGCTGCGGAGCCAACCATCCCCGCCCGATGCCTGGCGAACCTTGAGCCAGTCGCCACGCTGCTTGACCACTTGCACCGCGTCTCCTTCGGAGAGCTTGGCACCGCTCTCGGAAAACCGATTACCATCCCCTTCGCGCAAGTTGACTTCGGCAACCGTAACGATGGCCTGCGACTCACTCGTCGCAGGCCAGTTGGCGAAATAGCCACTGGCCGCCAGTACGGTGACCAAAGCCGAAACCGTCGCGAGCGACTTCCAGGCGAATCGGCGGCCGATCACCCGCAAGCCGATAACGAGCCACAGCGCGCACCACCCAGCCAGCGCGGTCATCCCCAGCGTTCGCAGACCGATGCGCTCGAGCAACCACTGATTCGCGAGCGGCAGCAGATCGTTCAAATCCACCGAAGTAGCTTCAGCGGACTCTGAAGAACGACTGGCCAACAGTCTGCGGGCGTGCTGCAGATTCGTCAGCGCAGTCGGATGGGTGGGGTCGATCGCTAGCGCCCGCTCGTAGTAAGCGATCGCCTTGCCGAGTTCCCCCGCCTGCAGATAAGCGTTCGCGGTATTTGTAAACAACTGGCTGTTTCGAATGCCACTGTCGACCAGCAGTTCGTACTTGGCTGCCGCATCGGCAAAGCCTTGCTTGGCCTCGGCCGAGTCGTCGCTGGTGACCTGCAAGGCCTGCTGATAGGCAGTGTTCGCCTCGTTGAACAGGGCGAGCTGCTGATCGTGCGTGAGCAAAGCAGCTTGACTCGTGTTTGAAGGTGCGGCTGCCAGGCTGTTTGCTGCCATGGCCATCGCCAGAACCAGGAAATTGGCCACCCGGTGGGGAGAAAGGCCATTTTGTTTCGTCTGCCGCGCAGGCGTGGGGGTACGACGACTGCGAAGCAAGTGACTCTGCAGCCCGGCGACCACTGCATGTGCCTCTTGCTTGATGGTTTCGACCGGCACCGGTCGGCTGACTCCGCTCGCGTGCACTTGCTGCGCGGCCTGAAACACACGTTCGCAGCGGACCGCGAGAGAATGCTCTCCCCAGGCTCGTAACCGACCCAGGATGGCCGAAGTGTCCCCGCGCCCGCTTGGTAGCTTCAGTCGCACACCGAGGTAGTGCGCCAGTTCATCGGCCACCTCTGGAATCGTCATGGCGTTCGTCAAACGAGCGTCGATGCGATGCATGCCCCATCCCCAGCGAGCCAGGAGCGACGCACAATCGCTACGGTACTTGGCAATTCCGATTCCCACCACGATCGTCGGTGGCAACGCAATCACCACCAAGGCGGACCACGGAATCGCCCGGCGCGGCGATTCGTTTGAGAGCACGCTGTTGTCCGAAGCATTGTGGAACGTCGCCGACGTGTCTGCAGGCGACATGCCATCGTCCGCGGAGGGTACGTCTGCCCCCGCCTGCCCGCCGACAATCGCATCCATGGCCAACGTGTCGGCCTCGTTCACGTGAATACGAACCGGCTTGCTATGCACGGTAACGTACTTCTGCTGCAGTGGATCGAAGTAGGTAAACGGAATAGCTGGGATTTCTTTGATGCCAGCTTTCCGCGGCCGAATCGAAGCGGAGAACAGTTTGCGGTCACCCTGCACGAAGCCTGCGAGTGGGCCACGTGGCACTTTGAAATCGGCAGTGAGTTCTGGCAACTCGTCGAGCGGTGGGGCCTGCACCAGCTCCATCGGTCCCGTGCCTACGATGCCGATGAGCAGCTCGATCGGATCGCCCGCTTTCACGACCACCTGACGAGCTTCGGTAACGATTTGGTACTCGCCAACCGCTCCGCGATAGTCATCCGGGCGGCCTTCGCTGGGGATCGGTTGCACGTTGATCGGATCGACCTCCGCGTCGGCGACGATCGGCCGAGTGGAGCGCACCACGAGTCGCTGCCCGAAGGGGGAGGGAAAGTCGTCTCGCCCCATTCGACTTGGCATTCCCCCTGGCAAATCGTCGAAGAAGGTGCCGAACGGATCGCGAGCCGCTCCCAGCTGGGTGGGATAGTCGACGATCACGTGAACATCCTCCGCATCGATCTTGCCAGGGCTTTGCGGATAGATGGTCGCTTCGATCTGATATAAGTAGTAACTATGCTCAACGCCGTCGGAGTCTTTGCGAATCACCTCTTTCGCGCCGGGCCGCTCGCGGTTGTGGGCCATCTCGAGCATGCGATCTTGGAACATGCCCCAACTCGAACGCGGCGAGACCATTTGCCACATATCGCCGGCAGACAAGGTGAGCTGCCGCTCGCTGTCGCGATAGGGTCGCAGCCAGATCTTCAAGGTGAGATCGAGCGCCTGCCCAACGTAGATTTGCTTCTCTTTGCCAGCGATCTCGACAAACAGCAAGTCGCCGGTCTCACTTTTCGAAGCCATAAACTCGATATTGCGAGTCTGATGCTCCTCGCCATCGGCGCGGATAGTAATGGCAGGCAACTCAAACCGCCCGACCCGCAGCGGGGTGAGTTCGTAGCTGTAGGTTACCGAACTAGTTCGGGTGGTCACTCCGTTGATGCTCGTAATTTGAGTGCTCTTGCCAGGTGCGCCTTGCGAGCGGATTTCGACACCATCCACGGTTGGCATCACCGGGGGATCGAAGTCCTTCGCGTTGCGAATCTGAATCTGCAACCGGACCGGCATCCCCACGTAGGTATCCTTGGACGAGATTCCTACACGCACATCGGCTGCCGAGGCGGGCAACATGCTGGCCGCCAGCCCCAGGGCCAGTAGCGCCGAGATTCGATAGATGTTGTTTGCGTAATACATATCGAGGGTCATGCTTCGGTTTCTATTCGTTACCAATCGCGATCGACCGGGATGTGGCGGTCACGCTCAGCCGCTTGACGACGCAGCCGGCGGAGCATTTCGCGGTCGCGAATCGCTTGCAGCATTTTTTCGGCTTCTTCTTCGGTCATCTCCCCTTCCTTCACTCCTTGGACGGTCTGGCCTTCGGCAGCTTCGCTCGACGAATCTTCCTGCGACTCCGCAGCCGACAGCTCGCCCTGCGGAGGTTGCTTGCGCTCATTCGCGGAATCCTCCGTCGCGGATTGGTCGCCCTGAGTCTCTGGCGCTTCCGCCTCGTTCGACTCGGAAGCGGGCTTCTTGTTCGACGTCTTCGCCCTCTGCTCGGAGTCAGGGCGAGAATCGGCTTGCTGGTTCTCTTCGGCGGAAGCCTCTTGCGAATCCGACGACTGGTCAGCCGACTCTTCTTGCTTGGTTTGTTCTCCTTCTTGAGCGTCTTGCGACTGCTGTTCGTTTTGCTGCTCTTCCTTTGCCGAGGTTTCCGACGGCTGCGATTTGTTCTCCTGGTCACTCTCCTGCTGCATGCTTTCCTGCTGCTGACCGTCGGACTGCTGACTATTTTCTTGGTCGCTGGAAGACTCGTTTTGCTCTTGCTCTTGTTGTTCTTGCTCTTTCTGCTCCGGTTCTTCTTGCTTCTCCTGTTGTTCCAGTTCTTGCTGTTGTCGCTCCTGTTCTTCTCGCTTCTCTTGTTCTTGCTGTTCGCGGAGTCGATCGATCATCCGCGCGGCCAGCTCGATGTTCGCCCGCGTGTCGTCGTCGGTGGAATCGATCTCCAGAGCACTACGGTAGTGCCTAATCGCCGACTGAAGTCGCTCGATTGCTATCGAGCGATCCTTTTCGGCCATCTGTAGCCCCGTAACGTAATCGCAATTGCCCAAATTGAACCGGGCGTTAGCGGCGAGCCGATCGTCGTCGGCCGCGGCGACCGACTCGAACTGCTCGGCAGCGGCCGCGATGTCGCCCTGCTTGTAGTGGGCGAGGCCGTAGTTGTATTTGAGTACCGGCGACGGAGGGCCCAGCTCCTGCAACTTCTCGTACCCAGCCATCGCCCCGGCCAAGTCGCCATCGGCAAGCAACTTGTTCGCTTGATTCAGCTCGGCTGCCTGTTTCGCTACCTGCTCTGAAGGCAACTCAGCCGCATCCGACCGACTGCCAGCAGTCAGTAGCACAACTAAGACGATAAAGAGTGTTCTTGTGGACATATCGATCACGCTGCATTCGATGGTTCGTTGACTTCGGAGGATCTCTGCGACGTGCTGGACTCGGCTCGCTCGAGCATAGCCGCGCTTGCAGTGGCTTGCGCAACTTGGCGTCGAGGCCAGGTGGAGATCACCACCTCGGTCAGCAGCAACAGCAGTGCGGGAGCCAGCAGCCATTGGAAGCGAGCTTCGTACTGCTCGATGGTTGCCGACTCGAACTCGGTTTGTTCCACGCTGGCGATGTATCGGTGATACACCTGGCTCATGTTGACTTGCTTGGTGCCTGCTGGAATGTAAGCCCCTTCGGTCTCGACAGCGACTTGCCGCAGGATGTCGCCATTGAGTTTCGACCAGACTTGCTCTCCTTCATACTGCACGTAAGTGTTGCGACGATTGTCGGCCACCGGAATCCGAGCGCCCTGATTCATGTCGCCGAGCCCGATGGTAAAGATGCGCACGCCCGACTCGTCGTGCACCTTCTTGGCAATGGCCACAGGATC containing:
- a CDS encoding BatD family protein, coding for MTLDMYYANNIYRISALLALGLAASMLPASAADVRVGISSKDTYVGMPVRLQIQIRNAKDFDPPVMPTVDGVEIRSQGAPGKSTQITSINGVTTRTSSVTYSYELTPLRVGRFELPAITIRADGEEHQTRNIEFMASKSETGDLLFVEIAGKEKQIYVGQALDLTLKIWLRPYRDSERQLTLSAGDMWQMVSPRSSWGMFQDRMLEMAHNRERPGAKEVIRKDSDGVEHSYYLYQIEATIYPQSPGKIDAEDVHVIVDYPTQLGAARDPFGTFFDDLPGGMPSRMGRDDFPSPFGQRLVVRSTRPIVADAEVDPINVQPIPSEGRPDDYRGAVGEYQIVTEARQVVVKAGDPIELLIGIVGTGPMELVQAPPLDELPELTADFKVPRGPLAGFVQGDRKLFSASIRPRKAGIKEIPAIPFTYFDPLQQKYVTVHSKPVRIHVNEADTLAMDAIVGGQAGADVPSADDGMSPADTSATFHNASDNSVLSNESPRRAIPWSALVVIALPPTIVVGIGIAKYRSDCASLLARWGWGMHRIDARLTNAMTIPEVADELAHYLGVRLKLPSGRGDTSAILGRLRAWGEHSLAVRCERVFQAAQQVHASGVSRPVPVETIKQEAHAVVAGLQSHLLRSRRTPTPARQTKQNGLSPHRVANFLVLAMAMAANSLAAAPSNTSQAALLTHDQQLALFNEANTAYQQALQVTSDDSAEAKQGFADAAAKYELLVDSGIRNSQLFTNTANAYLQAGELGKAIAYYERALAIDPTHPTALTNLQHARRLLASRSSESAEATSVDLNDLLPLANQWLLERIGLRTLGMTALAGWCALWLVIGLRVIGRRFAWKSLATVSALVTVLAASGYFANWPATSESQAIVTVAEVNLREGDGNRFSESGAKLSEGDAVQVVKQRGDWLKVRQASGGDGWLRSEQVVCL
- a CDS encoding MarR family winged helix-turn-helix transcriptional regulator, translated to MLRHDFTTDIGYWLHMCAHRLESMMNAELSEVGISYRQFQILAWLALKGDLSQAELARCSGVEPSTIVSVVDRMQRDGLIERKTCEEDRRKYRIVPTPAAEDVWKRVLQCKDRVKKCATDGMSKTELDGLRDQLMLIHERLEKHQNASK
- a CDS encoding prolipoprotein diacylglyceryl transferase codes for the protein MSTRTLFIVLVVLLTAGSRSDAAELPSEQVAKQAAELNQANKLLADGDLAGAMAGYEKLQELGPPSPVLKYNYGLAHYKQGDIAAAAEQFESVAAADDDRLAANARFNLGNCDYVTGLQMAEKDRSIAIERLQSAIRHYRSALEIDSTDDDTRANIELAARMIDRLREQQEQEKREEQERQQQELEQQEKQEEPEQKEQEQQEQEQNESSSDQENSQQSDGQQQESMQQESDQENKSQPSETSAKEEQQNEQQSQDAQEGEQTKQEESADQSSDSQEASAEENQQADSRPDSEQRAKTSNKKPASESNEAEAPETQGDQSATEDSANERKQPPQGELSAAESQEDSSSEAAEGQTVQGVKEGEMTEEEAEKMLQAIRDREMLRRLRRQAAERDRHIPVDRDW
- a CDS encoding efflux RND transporter periplasmic adaptor subunit; protein product: MNYRSVLSVIASTVVVAVGCESSNEYVPPPPPKVTVAHPEQRQVQEYFRTVGQTRAAQTVELRSRVSGYLDAIKFVDGQLVEKGQLLFVIDKEPYEAAVQSAEAALAKAEASLDLAKRQLARTEPLVKRELDEDIADRDSAIADVQAAEAALRDAKLNLGYTEVTAPFAGRIGRHQVDLGNLVQPATTLLATIESVTPMHAYYTVSEDDLLRFMKIKEAGDMQTAREVEVDMSIGNEEDYAFHGRFDFGQFGVDPGTGTAECRAAFENEQEKLQPGLFVHLRIPVGEPRPRLVIPENAIGTNQRGDYLLVVNDENEVVFRPVELGESLENERVVLSGVEAGDKVIVEGLQRARPGSKVVPEEKGAAEATTQEDSSAGDDAKAAEPADTDDESDEGEPTPAAE